One genomic window of Candidatus Binataceae bacterium includes the following:
- the purS gene encoding phosphoribosylformylglycinamidine synthase subunit PurS, whose product MRVKVFITPKTGILDPQGKAVEHALAALGFTGVASVRVGKYLELELAAQSTSEATITARAMCEQLLANTLIEDYRLEVDGA is encoded by the coding sequence TTGCGAGTTAAAGTATTTATCACGCCCAAGACCGGGATTCTCGATCCCCAGGGTAAAGCGGTGGAGCACGCGCTGGCGGCGCTGGGCTTTACCGGCGTGGCGAGCGTACGGGTGGGCAAGTACCTGGAACTTGAGTTGGCCGCGCAATCGACCAGCGAGGCGACCATCACTGCGAGGGCAATGTGCGAACAGCTGCTCGCGAATACGCTTATTGAGGATTACCGCCTGGAGGTCGACGGCGCGTGA
- the purC gene encoding phosphoribosylaminoimidazolesuccinocarboxamide synthase, with the protein MVNIPGKLEMFYEGKAKKLYATTDPDLVIAYFKDDATAFNAKKRGTIEQKGVINNRMSELFFNLLEQQGVATHFVSRIDEREMLCRRLDIIPVETVVRNLVAGSMAKRLGRAEGEELPFPIVEFYYKSDPLDDPLILPEHAIAFKWATAAELDQIKALALQVNRIMREFLDPRGILLVDFKLEFGRHHGKILLGDEICPDTCRFWDKATRQKLDKDRFRRDLGGVEEAYQEMLRRVSQ; encoded by the coding sequence ATGGTGAACATTCCTGGAAAGTTAGAAATGTTTTATGAGGGCAAGGCCAAAAAGCTTTACGCCACCACCGATCCAGATTTAGTCATCGCCTATTTCAAGGACGACGCCACCGCCTTCAATGCCAAGAAGCGCGGTACAATCGAGCAAAAGGGTGTGATCAACAACCGCATGTCCGAGTTGTTTTTCAATCTGCTCGAGCAGCAGGGCGTCGCCACCCATTTTGTCTCCCGGATCGACGAGCGCGAGATGCTCTGCCGGCGGCTCGATATAATTCCGGTGGAGACCGTGGTGCGCAATTTGGTGGCGGGTTCGATGGCGAAGCGGTTGGGCCGCGCGGAGGGCGAGGAGTTACCTTTCCCAATTGTGGAATTCTACTACAAGTCGGATCCGCTCGATGACCCTTTGATTCTGCCGGAGCACGCAATAGCCTTTAAATGGGCCACTGCCGCCGAGTTGGATCAAATCAAGGCTCTGGCCCTGCAGGTCAACCGGATCATGAGGGAATTCCTTGATCCGCGTGGAATCCTGTTGGTGGATTTCAAGCTGGAGTTTGGCCGCCATCACGGCAAGATCCTGTTAGGTGACGAAATTTGTCCCGACACCTGCCGATTTTGGGACAAGGCCACGCGTCAGAAACTGGACAAGGATCGTTTCCGCCGCGACCTGGGTGGGGTCGAAGAGGCCTACCAGGAAATGCTCCGGCGGGTCTCCCAGTGA
- the purB gene encoding adenylosuccinate lyase, whose protein sequence is MNDQITPSELALSAVSAIDGRYRTRTQELSRFFSELALIRYRVRVEVEWFLALAANPAIDAVPRLAPATAERLRAIYRDFSIADGRVVKELERTLNHDVKAVEYFVKDRLNAIDSGLPVEMVHFGCTSEDINSNAYALMLKEFADQALAPRLAKLVAQLAALARRWSRLPLMALTHGQAATPTTLGKELAIFAARLQRQARQLAGQEYLGKANGAVGNFNAHVAAYPEVDWIAHSEAFVRGLGLQWNPLTTQIESHDYLAELFDLTVRIDTILIDLSRDMWGYISRGCLTQRAVEGEVGSSTMPHKINPIDFENCEGNAGMATALFQHLAIKLPISRWQRDLSDSTAMRGIGTAFGHLWVAMAALERGLGLIEVNRDRLAAELAGEQAWEVVAEAIQTLMRRCGMPQPYERLKDLTRGRRIDRALIAEFIGQLPLPEPLRHRLLELSPSNYLGLAAELVDRFAPADQLK, encoded by the coding sequence ATGAACGATCAAATCACACCGTCCGAGCTGGCATTGAGCGCGGTCAGCGCGATCGACGGACGTTACCGCACTCGCACTCAGGAATTATCGCGCTTCTTCAGCGAGTTAGCCCTTATTCGCTATCGGGTCCGGGTGGAGGTGGAATGGTTTTTGGCCCTGGCCGCCAATCCGGCCATCGATGCGGTGCCCCGGCTGGCTCCCGCTACGGCTGAGCGATTGCGCGCCATTTATCGGGATTTTTCCATCGCTGACGGGCGCGTGGTCAAGGAGCTTGAGCGCACCCTCAATCACGACGTCAAGGCGGTGGAATACTTCGTCAAAGACCGGCTAAATGCGATCGATTCCGGGTTGCCAGTCGAGATGGTCCACTTCGGCTGTACCTCCGAGGATATCAATAGTAACGCCTACGCGCTGATGCTCAAGGAATTCGCGGACCAAGCACTGGCGCCGCGGCTGGCGAAGCTGGTGGCGCAACTGGCGGCGCTGGCGCGCCGATGGAGCCGGCTTCCGCTGATGGCGCTGACTCACGGCCAAGCTGCCACCCCGACCACGCTTGGCAAGGAGTTGGCGATCTTCGCGGCCCGCCTTCAGCGTCAGGCCCGCCAATTGGCGGGGCAGGAATACTTGGGCAAGGCCAACGGCGCGGTGGGCAATTTCAACGCCCACGTCGCGGCTTATCCCGAGGTCGACTGGATTGCGCACAGCGAGGCCTTCGTGCGTGGCCTGGGGCTTCAATGGAACCCCCTCACCACTCAAATTGAGAGTCACGATTACCTGGCTGAATTGTTTGACCTGACGGTCCGGATCGACACCATTTTAATCGATCTATCGCGTGATATGTGGGGCTATATCTCGCGCGGCTGTTTGACCCAGCGTGCGGTGGAAGGCGAAGTCGGCTCTTCCACCATGCCCCATAAGATCAATCCCATCGATTTCGAAAATTGCGAAGGTAACGCCGGCATGGCCACCGCGCTGTTCCAACATCTGGCGATAAAACTGCCGATCTCGCGCTGGCAGCGTGATCTTAGCGACAGCACCGCCATGCGCGGTATCGGCACTGCCTTCGGTCATCTTTGGGTAGCGATGGCGGCGCTGGAGCGCGGCCTAGGGCTGATCGAGGTCAACCGCGACCGGCTGGCGGCGGAATTGGCGGGTGAGCAGGCCTGGGAGGTGGTGGCGGAGGCGATTCAAACCCTGATGCGCCGTTGCGGTATGCCCCAACCTTACGAACGGCTCAAGGATCTGACGCGGGGACGGCGGATCGATCGTGCCTTGATCGCCGAGTTCATCGGCCAATTGCCGCTGCCCGAGCCGCTGCGCCACCGGTTGCTGGAGTTGAGCCCTTCCAACTACCTGGGCTTGGCCGCCGAGCTGGTAGATCGTTTCGCGCCGGCCGACCAGCTAAAATGA
- the dut gene encoding dUTP diphosphatase: MLAVDSTPRLKVKRLSVAAVIPAYHSVHAAGLDLSAALEQPLRLEPLQRCQVPTGIAVEIPPGSEGQLRPRSGLALQHGLTLLNSPGTIDADYRGEVKVLLINLGQGAVTINPGDRIAQLVIAPVTRAVVTEVAELTSSVRGEGGFGHTGR; the protein is encoded by the coding sequence ATGCTGGCCGTGGACAGCACGCCCAGGCTCAAGGTCAAACGGCTGAGTGTGGCGGCCGTTATTCCCGCCTATCACAGCGTTCATGCCGCCGGGCTGGACCTCAGTGCGGCACTGGAGCAGCCGCTGCGCTTAGAGCCGCTGCAGCGATGCCAGGTGCCAACCGGAATCGCGGTGGAAATTCCTCCAGGGAGCGAAGGGCAGCTGCGTCCGCGCAGTGGGTTGGCGCTTCAGCATGGTTTGACCTTGCTCAACTCGCCCGGCACCATTGACGCCGATTACCGCGGCGAAGTGAAGGTGCTGCTCATCAACCTGGGTCAGGGAGCGGTGACGATTAATCCCGGCGACCGGATCGCCCAGTTAGTAATCGCGCCAGTGACACGGGCGGTAGTGACCGAGGTAGCCGAACTGACCTCCAGCGTTCGTGGCGAGGGGGGCTTTGGCCACACTGGGCGCTAG
- a CDS encoding class I SAM-dependent methyltransferase, which yields MNRSMQDLRNYQNYFVDEKRALEFEIERPHNCGRLYQFLISYKFRAALGLLDQPLNGRSLLEVCSGSGLMAEKFAREGARVTVSDFSVAAVQRARERARRHGFMASFAVADAQRLPFADASFDVVAVHEGLHNLEQPELALREMARVAAQALIVMEPADATLTAWAGELGLSVKRPEGGIEIKRLSPGKVATLLSAQAFARIKWQRALVYDPHVPFKWFSWFDNRAVFAIFRVGFALANLVAGAAGNKLTLVAQR from the coding sequence ATGAATCGCTCGATGCAGGACTTGCGCAATTACCAAAACTACTTCGTTGACGAGAAGCGCGCGCTGGAGTTTGAAATCGAACGTCCCCACAATTGCGGCCGACTTTACCAGTTTCTGATTAGTTACAAGTTTCGCGCCGCGCTTGGCTTGCTCGATCAACCCCTGAACGGGCGATCGCTGTTGGAAGTGTGTAGCGGTAGCGGACTGATGGCAGAGAAATTTGCCCGCGAGGGAGCGCGCGTGACGGTGTCAGATTTCTCCGTCGCCGCGGTGCAACGCGCGCGCGAGCGGGCCCGCCGCCATGGTTTTATGGCCAGCTTTGCGGTCGCCGACGCTCAGCGTCTGCCCTTCGCCGATGCCAGCTTCGATGTGGTCGCGGTACATGAGGGGTTGCATAACCTGGAGCAGCCCGAGCTGGCGTTGCGCGAGATGGCTCGGGTTGCGGCGCAAGCGCTGATCGTAATGGAGCCGGCCGACGCCACTTTGACCGCGTGGGCGGGGGAGCTGGGGCTGTCGGTCAAACGCCCAGAGGGCGGCATCGAAATCAAGCGCCTGTCCCCAGGCAAGGTCGCAACCCTGCTTAGTGCCCAGGCTTTCGCACGAATCAAATGGCAGCGTGCCTTGGTATATGATCCTCATGTGCCATTTAAGTGGTTTAGCTGGTTTGATAACCGTGCGGTCTTCGCCATCTTTCGGGTCGGCTTCGCCCTCGCTAACCTGGTCGCGGGCGCGGCTGGCAACAAGCTAACCCTGGTAGCGCAGCGCTAG
- a CDS encoding FkbM family methyltransferase, whose product MWLQIPGVQFKIRGLRISHGVSYARSGAPPPNLRALLTSCVRQFSPRAFWDIEAKLGMYSWTVKSHSPQTQTVLFEPLPAHQALIRHTVSRNQLSGVSLVAAAVSDRVGRTTLRLEQFQAARAPRAAEFYPGTVRDWGKAAPLEVALATIDSERARRGPVDLLKIHVKGCEASVITGGMDTIRYDQPVVFVRCLHPQASCLSPLTQCGYRIVSVDTFSHRVNNNDFFALPPRYLSRLDALFVDARKSIRARLL is encoded by the coding sequence GTGTGGCTGCAAATCCCGGGAGTGCAGTTCAAAATCCGCGGGCTGCGTATCAGTCATGGTGTATCCTACGCACGCAGCGGCGCACCGCCGCCTAATCTGAGAGCTTTGCTCACGAGCTGCGTCAGACAGTTTTCCCCGCGTGCATTCTGGGATATCGAGGCCAAACTGGGGATGTACAGTTGGACTGTCAAAAGCCACTCGCCGCAAACCCAGACCGTGCTGTTTGAGCCGCTGCCAGCTCATCAGGCGCTGATCCGTCATACGGTCAGCCGTAATCAATTAAGCGGAGTCTCGCTGGTCGCGGCCGCGGTCAGCGACCGGGTGGGACGGACTACCCTACGACTGGAGCAATTCCAGGCCGCGCGCGCGCCGAGGGCGGCAGAGTTTTATCCAGGTACGGTGCGTGATTGGGGAAAGGCGGCGCCGTTGGAAGTGGCGCTGGCAACTATCGATAGCGAACGCGCGCGTCGTGGCCCTGTCGATCTGCTCAAGATTCATGTCAAGGGATGCGAGGCCAGCGTCATTACGGGTGGGATGGACACTATCCGGTATGACCAGCCCGTGGTCTTCGTACGATGCCTCCATCCCCAGGCCTCTTGCCTGTCACCACTGACGCAGTGCGGTTACAGGATCGTTAGCGTCGATACCTTTAGCCACCGAGTGAATAACAATGATTTTTTTGCGCTACCGCCACGCTACCTGTCCCGCCTTGACGCGCTTTTTGTCGACGCCCGAAAATCGATTCGGGCGAGGTTGTTGTAA